The following are from one region of the Hymenobacter sp. YIM 151858-1 genome:
- the ppk1 gene encoding polyphosphate kinase 1 yields MKLFKSSDLIRKSKYISRDLSWLRFNYRVLDQARDSARTVLDRLRFLSITASNLDEFFMIRVGSLYNYLDYGKVRVDYSGLRELPFRRKLLDFAHRFVHDQSQTYLQELRPLFARNGFDILRVDELTEVEQKKADGYFKNTVFPLLTPMVYDSYHGFPLMMNQLLIFGVVTRMSGEGPEEGQERLTFVQIPANLARFFELTRKDKVIFVPIEEIVRANLGKLFRNVDIVSATLFRITRNGDFTLEESDDIDVDFIQEIQQGLKTRKRGRVVRLEVEPDASHILMQVLKERWKIDNGNVFVISSLIDLRGVNQIVRHPSFRDKLPRLLAPVQPLSLPLGADENLFEYLKHHDVLLHHPYNSIEPVVKLLEQAAEDPHVLGIKQTIYRLADDSRVTAALLKAAENGKHVSVLFEVKARFDEERNIREGAKLEKAGCFVIYGVSKYKTHTKMAMIIRKEGEKVTRYVHIGSGNYNEQTSRFYTDVSLLTTNDVYGHDVSEFFNVITGHSQPDDYEYLITAPKDMRQQLIQLIRDEGRNAKRGLPSGIVMKMNSLEDRDIIDELYKASKAGVPIRLIVRGICCLRPGRPGLSENIEVRSIVGEYLEHTRLFYFHHGGQPKVYSGSADVMVRSFDRRIEALFLIVNPQLLREAINILYFNLKDNYNTYLMREDGAYIKRHPVDGEPVFNLHKEFYLKNYGLVQDTALYQDFLAAMPMARVPEGETVAPSEDSLIAGEEVVLPDEDTDELLDGAGEPVLAVAQSDPLTPGPVPPVVPEEQD; encoded by the coding sequence ATGAAACTGTTTAAGTCGTCGGACCTCATCCGCAAGAGCAAATACATCAGCCGCGACCTGAGCTGGTTACGGTTTAATTACCGCGTACTCGACCAAGCCCGCGACTCGGCTCGCACGGTGCTCGATCGGCTGCGTTTCCTGAGCATCACGGCTTCCAACCTCGACGAGTTCTTCATGATTCGGGTGGGGTCGTTGTACAACTACCTCGACTACGGCAAGGTGCGCGTCGACTACTCGGGCCTGCGCGAGCTGCCGTTCCGGCGCAAGCTGCTCGACTTTGCGCACCGCTTCGTGCACGATCAGTCGCAGACGTATTTGCAGGAGCTGCGGCCGCTGTTTGCGCGCAACGGCTTCGATATTTTGCGGGTGGATGAGCTGACGGAAGTGGAACAGAAGAAAGCCGACGGCTACTTCAAGAACACGGTGTTTCCGCTGCTCACGCCGATGGTGTACGACTCGTACCACGGCTTTCCGCTGATGATGAACCAGCTGCTCATCTTCGGCGTGGTAACGCGCATGAGCGGCGAGGGGCCGGAAGAAGGGCAGGAGCGCCTCACCTTCGTGCAGATACCGGCCAACCTGGCGCGCTTTTTCGAGCTGACGCGCAAGGACAAGGTCATCTTCGTGCCCATCGAGGAAATCGTGCGCGCCAACCTAGGCAAGCTGTTCCGCAACGTCGATATCGTGTCGGCCACGCTGTTCCGCATCACCCGCAACGGCGACTTTACGCTCGAAGAATCCGACGACATCGATGTCGACTTTATCCAGGAAATTCAGCAAGGCCTGAAGACGCGCAAACGGGGCCGCGTGGTACGCCTGGAGGTGGAGCCCGATGCCTCGCACATTCTGATGCAGGTGCTGAAGGAGCGGTGGAAGATTGACAACGGCAACGTGTTCGTTATCAGCTCGCTCATCGACTTGCGCGGCGTAAACCAGATTGTGCGCCACCCTAGCTTCCGCGACAAGCTGCCTAGGTTGCTGGCGCCCGTGCAGCCCCTGAGCTTGCCCCTGGGTGCCGACGAGAACCTGTTTGAGTACCTGAAGCACCACGACGTGCTGCTGCACCACCCGTACAACTCCATTGAGCCGGTGGTGAAGCTGCTGGAGCAGGCCGCCGAAGACCCGCACGTACTGGGCATCAAGCAAACCATTTACCGCCTGGCCGATGACTCGCGCGTAACCGCGGCCCTGCTGAAAGCAGCCGAAAACGGCAAGCACGTATCGGTGCTGTTCGAGGTGAAGGCGCGCTTCGACGAGGAGCGCAACATCCGCGAGGGCGCCAAGCTCGAAAAAGCCGGCTGCTTTGTCATCTACGGGGTGAGCAAGTACAAGACGCACACCAAGATGGCCATGATTATCCGGAAGGAGGGCGAGAAGGTGACGCGCTACGTGCACATCGGCTCGGGCAACTACAACGAGCAAACCTCGCGCTTTTACACCGACGTAAGCCTGCTCACGACCAACGACGTGTATGGCCACGACGTGTCGGAGTTCTTCAACGTAATTACCGGCCACTCGCAGCCCGACGACTACGAGTACCTGATTACGGCGCCCAAGGACATGCGCCAGCAGCTCATTCAGCTCATCCGCGACGAGGGCCGCAACGCCAAGCGCGGGTTGCCTTCGGGCATCGTGATGAAGATGAATTCGCTGGAAGACCGCGACATCATCGACGAGCTGTACAAGGCCTCGAAAGCGGGCGTGCCCATCCGGCTGATTGTGCGCGGCATTTGCTGCCTGCGCCCGGGCCGGCCGGGCCTAAGCGAAAACATCGAGGTGCGCAGCATTGTGGGCGAATACCTCGAGCACACGCGCTTGTTCTACTTCCACCACGGCGGCCAGCCCAAGGTGTACTCGGGCTCGGCCGACGTGATGGTGCGCTCCTTCGACCGCCGCATCGAGGCCTTGTTCCTCATCGTGAACCCGCAGCTGCTGCGCGAGGCCATCAACATCCTCTACTTCAACCTGAAGGACAACTACAACACCTACCTGATGCGCGAGGACGGGGCGTACATCAAGCGCCACCCCGTTGACGGGGAGCCCGTGTTTAACCTGCACAAGGAGTTCTACCTGAAGAACTACGGTTTGGTGCAGGACACGGCCCTGTACCAGGATTTTCTGGCGGCTATGCCCATGGCCCGCGTGCCCGAAGGCGAAACCGTAGCGCCTTCGGAGGACAGCCTGATTGCCGGCGAAGAAGTGGTGCTGCCCGACGAGGACACCGATGAGCTCCTCGATGGCGCTGGCGAACCGGTGTTGGCCGTGGCGCAGTCCGATCCGCTTACGCCCGGCCCGGTGCCGCCGGTGGTGCCCGAGGAGCAGGACTAA
- a CDS encoding RidA family protein, which produces MRQLITSNSPWEDTVGYSRAVRVGNVVEVAGTTAQDGPTITGGDVYSQTKRILEKIKDALAEAGASLEHVVRTRIYITDMRRWEEVGRAHGEVFDTIRPATTIVEVSALIDPRLQVEIEATAIIS; this is translated from the coding sequence ATGCGACAACTGATTACATCAAATTCGCCTTGGGAGGACACCGTTGGCTACTCCCGCGCCGTGCGCGTTGGCAACGTAGTAGAGGTAGCAGGCACCACCGCGCAGGATGGGCCTACCATTACCGGCGGCGATGTGTACTCGCAAACCAAGCGCATACTGGAGAAGATTAAGGACGCGCTGGCCGAGGCCGGAGCGAGCCTGGAGCACGTGGTGCGCACGCGCATTTACATTACCGATATGCGGCGCTGGGAGGAGGTAGGCCGCGCCCACGGCGAGGTGTTCGATACCATCCGGCCGGCCACCACCATCGTGGAAGTGAGTGCCCTGATTGATCCGCGGCTGCAGGTAGAAATTGAAGCCACGGCCATTATTTCGTAA
- the gyrB gene encoding DNA topoisomerase (ATP-hydrolyzing) subunit B, protein MSEIQEKKAPAAYSADSIQVLEGLEAVRKRPAMYIGDIGIKGLHHLVWEVVDNSIDEALAGYCDTIDVTINEDNSITVRDNGRGIPVDFHQKEGRSALEVVMTVLHAGGKFDKDTYKVSGGLHGVGVSCVNALSNLLRVTVYKNGHVYQQEYERGAPLYPVKQIGDTDRSGTQVEFWPDDSIFTETVYRYETIATRLRELAYLNKGIRINLLDLREKDENGVARGEQFFSEGGLSEFVQYIDGERNVLMTRPIHVVSERGGTPVEVALQYNDSYQEHIFSYVNNINTIEGGTHVAGFRSALTRTLKAYADKSGMLAKAKVEVQGDDFREGLTAVISVKVAEPQFEGQTKTKLGNNEVSGAVNQVVGEILNQYLEENPKEAMVIVEKVILAAKARIAARKAREMVQRKTVLGSNSLPGKLADCSESDPAICELYLVEGDSAGGTAKQGRNRAFQAILPLRGKILNVEKAQEHHIYENQEIRNMITALGVSFGVPADPENGIEKDDKALNISKLRYHKIIIMTDADVDGSHIRTLILTFFFRYMRELVDKGYIYIALPPLYLVKKGKEERYCWTEVERQAAVEELAKGRPESVNVQRYKGLGEMNAEQLWTTTMQPDTRSLKQVTVESAAEADHLFSMLMGDEVAPRRDFIEKNAKYAKLDV, encoded by the coding sequence ATGAGCGAAATTCAAGAGAAAAAAGCCCCCGCCGCATACTCGGCAGATAGTATTCAGGTACTGGAAGGGCTTGAAGCCGTGCGCAAGCGCCCGGCCATGTACATCGGCGACATCGGTATCAAAGGCCTGCACCACTTGGTATGGGAAGTAGTCGATAACTCCATCGACGAAGCGCTGGCCGGGTACTGCGACACGATTGACGTAACCATCAACGAAGACAACTCCATCACGGTGCGCGACAACGGTCGTGGCATTCCGGTGGATTTTCACCAGAAAGAAGGCCGCTCGGCGCTGGAGGTTGTAATGACCGTACTGCACGCCGGTGGTAAATTCGACAAGGACACCTACAAGGTATCGGGCGGTTTGCACGGCGTAGGCGTAAGCTGCGTGAACGCGCTGAGCAACCTGCTGCGCGTAACCGTGTACAAAAACGGCCACGTGTACCAGCAGGAGTACGAGCGCGGCGCTCCGCTGTACCCCGTGAAGCAGATCGGCGACACAGACCGTAGCGGCACGCAGGTAGAGTTCTGGCCCGACGACTCGATCTTTACCGAAACGGTTTACCGCTACGAAACCATTGCCACCCGTTTGCGCGAGCTGGCGTACCTGAACAAGGGCATCCGCATCAACCTGCTCGACCTGCGCGAGAAAGACGAGAACGGCGTTGCCCGCGGCGAGCAGTTCTTCTCGGAAGGTGGCCTGTCGGAGTTCGTGCAGTACATCGACGGCGAGCGTAACGTGCTCATGACGCGCCCCATTCACGTGGTGAGCGAGCGAGGCGGCACGCCCGTGGAGGTGGCCCTGCAGTACAACGACTCGTACCAGGAGCACATCTTCTCCTACGTCAACAACATCAACACCATCGAGGGCGGCACGCACGTGGCGGGCTTCCGCTCGGCCCTTACCCGCACGCTGAAGGCGTACGCCGACAAGTCGGGCATGCTGGCCAAGGCTAAGGTGGAGGTGCAGGGCGACGACTTCCGCGAAGGCCTTACCGCCGTTATTTCGGTGAAGGTGGCCGAGCCGCAGTTCGAAGGCCAGACCAAGACCAAGCTGGGCAACAACGAAGTAAGCGGCGCCGTGAACCAGGTAGTGGGCGAAATCCTCAACCAATACCTGGAGGAGAACCCCAAGGAAGCCATGGTGATTGTGGAGAAGGTGATTCTGGCCGCTAAGGCCCGCATTGCCGCCCGCAAAGCCCGCGAAATGGTGCAGCGCAAAACCGTGCTGGGCTCCAACTCGCTGCCCGGCAAGCTGGCCGACTGCTCCGAATCAGACCCGGCTATCTGCGAGCTGTACCTCGTCGAAGGCGACTCGGCAGGTGGTACGGCCAAGCAGGGCCGCAACCGTGCCTTCCAGGCCATTCTGCCGCTGCGCGGTAAAATCCTGAACGTGGAGAAGGCGCAGGAGCACCACATCTACGAAAACCAGGAAATCCGGAACATGATTACGGCCCTGGGCGTGAGCTTCGGGGTGCCGGCCGACCCGGAAAACGGCATCGAGAAGGATGATAAAGCGCTGAACATTTCGAAGCTGCGCTACCACAAGATCATCATCATGACCGACGCCGACGTGGACGGCTCGCACATCCGCACGCTGATCCTCACGTTCTTCTTCCGCTACATGCGCGAGCTGGTGGATAAGGGCTACATCTACATTGCCTTGCCGCCGCTTTACCTGGTGAAGAAAGGCAAGGAGGAACGCTACTGCTGGACCGAAGTGGAGCGCCAGGCGGCCGTGGAAGAGCTGGCCAAAGGCCGCCCCGAATCGGTGAACGTGCAGCGCTACAAAGGCCTAGGTGAAATGAACGCTGAGCAGCTCTGGACCACCACCATGCAGCCCGATACCCGTTCGTTGAAGCAGGTAACCGTGGAGTCGGCGGCCGAGGCCGACCACCTGTTCTCGATGCTGATGGGCGACGAGGTAGCTCCCCGCCGCGATTTTATCGAGAAGAACGCCAAATATGCCAAGCTGGACGTATAA
- a CDS encoding T9SS type A sorting domain-containing protein — protein sequence MKQLLLSLAGAMLACTAALGQGSTPFWIAQNFGANAVPANHIVEQVTAVNASTVWVLLSENAEDALVNRYARSTDGGNTWTGGQLTGLPAGLSVANISAVDANTAWVAAFAATETATAPGIYKTTNGGQSWTRQATATFSGDDAYPNVVHFFDANQGVAFGDPNPGGAGAQFEIYTTANGGTTWTRVSNAPTSASATEYGMTGSYFVLGNTIWLSTLGSNNAGARLLKSTDRGATWAAYNTPITGAILNIAFTDAQRGLLNTGFSLASTTDGGATSSTLNYTGPLRVFGLDAVPGLPNTYISVGQNVRQASSINDFGSSISRDGGQTWTNMDIGKYQFEIDMLSPSIGYTGGFTGEAGSASTGGMFKLNSVISSTRVSVATDAAVKAFPNPSASGLFQLSLGEPNLRVRRLQVADALGREVYSATLQPTAATSQEVLIDLSQHKAGLYNLQVETNKGTLVRKLVIR from the coding sequence ATGAAACAACTCCTACTCTCGCTGGCCGGCGCCATGCTGGCTTGCACCGCCGCGCTGGGCCAGGGCAGCACCCCGTTCTGGATTGCGCAAAACTTCGGCGCCAACGCCGTGCCGGCCAACCACATTGTGGAGCAGGTTACGGCCGTAAACGCCTCTACCGTGTGGGTACTGCTCAGCGAAAATGCGGAAGACGCCCTCGTGAACCGCTACGCCCGCTCGACCGACGGCGGCAACACCTGGACGGGCGGCCAGCTCACCGGCCTGCCGGCGGGGCTGAGCGTGGCCAACATCAGCGCCGTGGATGCCAACACGGCCTGGGTAGCGGCCTTCGCGGCCACCGAAACCGCCACGGCACCCGGCATCTACAAAACCACCAACGGCGGCCAAAGCTGGACGCGGCAGGCCACCGCCACCTTCAGCGGCGACGATGCCTACCCGAACGTGGTACACTTCTTCGACGCCAACCAGGGCGTGGCATTCGGCGACCCGAACCCCGGCGGCGCCGGCGCGCAGTTCGAGATATACACCACCGCCAACGGCGGCACCACCTGGACGCGCGTGAGCAACGCGCCCACCTCGGCCAGTGCCACCGAATACGGCATGACGGGCTCGTACTTTGTGCTGGGCAATACCATTTGGCTGAGCACCCTGGGCTCCAACAACGCCGGCGCCCGCCTGCTCAAATCGACTGACCGAGGCGCCACCTGGGCCGCCTACAACACGCCCATTACCGGCGCTATTCTCAACATTGCGTTTACCGATGCCCAGCGCGGCCTCCTGAACACAGGCTTTTCGTTGGCCAGCACCACCGATGGCGGGGCCACCAGCAGCACCCTCAACTACACGGGGCCGCTACGGGTGTTTGGGCTCGATGCCGTGCCCGGGCTGCCCAATACCTACATCAGCGTGGGCCAGAACGTGCGGCAGGCCAGCAGCATCAACGATTTCGGCAGCTCCATTTCGCGCGACGGCGGCCAAACCTGGACGAACATGGACATCGGCAAGTACCAGTTCGAAATCGACATGCTGAGCCCTTCCATCGGCTACACCGGGGGCTTTACCGGCGAGGCGGGCAGCGCCAGCACCGGCGGCATGTTCAAGCTCAACTCGGTAATCTCGTCTACGCGGGTAAGTGTGGCTACCGATGCGGCCGTTAAGGCTTTCCCCAACCCCAGCGCCAGCGGCCTGTTTCAGCTGAGCCTGGGCGAGCCCAACCTGCGCGTGCGCCGCCTGCAAGTAGCCGATGCCCTAGGTCGGGAGGTGTACAGCGCCACCCTGCAGCCAACGGCAGCCACCTCGCAGGAGGTGCTCATCGACCTGAGCCAGCACAAAGCCGGCCTCTACAACCTGCAGGTCGAAACCAACAAGGGGACGCTGGTGCGCAAGCTGGTAATTCGGTAG
- a CDS encoding YitT family protein has protein sequence MLVTGVFSAAFGLKGFLLPNDFIDGGVTGISLLVNQLSGVSLSVLIVVINVPFIVMGYYQLGRGFAVKTLVTILGLAVVLLLVSFPTPTQDKLLIAVFGGFFLGAGIGLAVRGGAVLDGTEVLAVYLSKKTPLSVGDIILCINLIIFGAAALLLSVETALYSILAYLSAAKTVDFIIEGIEEYTGVTIISARSEAIRIMVTEQLGRGATVYAGKRGYGSHGHQSQSIDIVFTVVTRLEVTQLMDAIDKIDRQAFVVMHSVRDTRGGMVKKRPLH, from the coding sequence ATGCTGGTAACCGGCGTGTTTTCGGCTGCCTTCGGCCTGAAGGGCTTTTTGTTGCCCAACGACTTCATCGACGGCGGCGTAACGGGCATTTCGCTGCTGGTTAATCAGCTTTCCGGCGTTTCGCTTTCGGTGCTGATCGTGGTCATCAACGTGCCCTTCATCGTGATGGGCTACTACCAGCTGGGCCGGGGCTTCGCCGTCAAAACCCTGGTTACCATTCTGGGGCTGGCCGTGGTGCTGCTGCTGGTTAGTTTCCCGACGCCCACGCAGGATAAGCTGCTGATTGCCGTGTTTGGCGGTTTCTTCCTGGGTGCCGGCATCGGCCTGGCCGTGCGGGGCGGCGCCGTGCTCGATGGCACCGAGGTGCTGGCCGTGTACCTAAGCAAGAAAACGCCCCTCAGCGTTGGCGACATCATCCTGTGCATCAACCTGATCATCTTCGGGGCGGCGGCCTTGTTGCTCTCCGTCGAAACGGCGCTGTACTCCATTCTGGCCTACCTCTCGGCGGCCAAAACCGTCGACTTCATCATCGAGGGCATCGAAGAGTACACCGGCGTTACGATTATTTCGGCGCGCAGCGAGGCCATCCGCATCATGGTAACCGAGCAGCTGGGGCGCGGCGCCACGGTATACGCCGGCAAGCGCGGCTACGGCTCGCACGGCCACCAAAGCCAAAGCATCGACATTGTTTTCACGGTGGTAACGCGCCTGGAAGTAACGCAGCTCATGGATGCCATCGACAAGATTGACCGCCAGGCTTTTGTGGTGATGCACAGCGTGCGCGATACGCGCGGCGGCATGGTGAAAAAGCGCCCGCTGCACTAA
- a CDS encoding DUF6799 domain-containing protein has product MGKHLLLSIGLMVLTAGTAVGQRPNNDGFQRRNGQMHVLRNGQLRPMQHDVALPNGSVITKDGFVVDARGQRTELREGQGCDLKGNAVGVVPAAGGLALASPSKRRQAYTAYPAAEQVRAVLEDFLGGDDEHGYEDGEYDKKHAEKARERRKKQEEWLREEAKRREEHEREGGKKRKEKWKGRKGWDD; this is encoded by the coding sequence ATGGGCAAACATTTGCTGCTCAGTATTGGCCTGATGGTGCTTACAGCGGGCACAGCCGTTGGCCAGCGCCCCAACAACGATGGCTTTCAGCGGCGCAACGGGCAAATGCACGTGCTGCGCAACGGCCAGTTGCGCCCGATGCAGCACGACGTGGCTTTGCCCAACGGCTCGGTTATCACCAAGGATGGCTTTGTGGTAGATGCCCGTGGCCAGCGCACCGAGTTACGCGAAGGCCAGGGCTGCGACCTCAAGGGCAACGCGGTGGGCGTGGTGCCTGCTGCCGGTGGCCTGGCCCTGGCCTCGCCAAGCAAGCGTCGCCAGGCATACACCGCTTACCCAGCCGCCGAACAGGTTCGGGCCGTGCTGGAAGACTTCCTGGGTGGAGACGACGAGCACGGCTACGAGGACGGCGAGTACGATAAAAAGCACGCTGAGAAAGCGCGCGAAAGGCGCAAAAAGCAGGAGGAATGGCTGCGCGAGGAAGCCAAACGCCGCGAAGAACACGAGCGCGAAGGCGGCAAAAAACGGAAAGAAAAATGGAAGGGCCGGAAAGGCTGGGATGATTGA
- a CDS encoding alpha/beta fold hydrolase: MNIIQRNNVHVLGKGEQTLLFVNGFGCDQTMWRYLLPAFSQSYKMVLYDHVGAGLSASEAYMPEKYNSLQSYADDLLEICEQLQLEQPVLVGHSVGAMIGALAAIARPEQFRHAIMIGASPCYMNVNGYHGGFERADLEAMLQFMERDYVSWADTFGPFIMGAPDRPSLAAELTHSLCQTNPAIARQFARVTFLSDNRQDVAQIPIPCLLLQCEQDLIAPPEVGDFLQANIPASRLITLPVAGHCPQLSAPSETAEAMELYLAA, translated from the coding sequence ATGAATATTATCCAGCGCAATAACGTGCATGTGCTTGGGAAAGGAGAGCAAACCCTGCTGTTTGTGAATGGCTTTGGCTGCGACCAAACCATGTGGCGCTACCTGCTGCCCGCGTTTTCCCAATCCTACAAAATGGTGCTGTACGATCATGTAGGAGCCGGTTTATCGGCCAGCGAAGCCTACATGCCCGAGAAATACAACAGCCTGCAGAGCTACGCCGACGATCTGTTGGAAATTTGTGAGCAGCTGCAACTCGAGCAGCCGGTGCTGGTGGGGCATTCGGTAGGGGCTATGATCGGAGCCCTGGCCGCCATTGCCCGCCCCGAGCAGTTCAGGCACGCCATTATGATTGGGGCTTCGCCTTGCTACATGAACGTGAACGGGTACCACGGCGGTTTTGAGCGCGCCGATCTGGAGGCCATGCTGCAGTTTATGGAGCGCGACTACGTAAGCTGGGCCGACACCTTTGGCCCGTTCATTATGGGCGCCCCCGACCGGCCCTCGTTGGCTGCCGAGCTTACGCACAGCCTTTGCCAAACCAACCCGGCCATTGCCCGTCAATTCGCGCGCGTCACTTTTCTCTCCGACAACCGCCAGGACGTAGCCCAGATACCCATTCCGTGCTTGCTGCTGCAGTGCGAACAGGATTTGATTGCTCCGCCCGAAGTAGGGGATTTTCTACAGGCCAATATTCCGGCTTCGCGGCTCATAACCTTGCCCGTTGCGGGCCACTGCCCTCAACTTAGTGCCCCGTCGGAAACCGCCGAAGCGATGGAGCTGTACCTGGCCGCCTAA
- a CDS encoding EamA family transporter: protein MPRTNRVSLPPVVAVLLAIVSVQGGAAIAKGLFPVLGAAGTTSMRIGVSALLLLLLVRPGLRQLSKAQWQAVAPYGLALGLMNFLFYCALERVPLGLAVTLEFVGPLTLALAGSRRWFDVVWVALAGSGIALITPWSSHGIDVLGLAFALGAGACWAVYIVLGRRTAALLPGPVAVSVGMLFALLQVLPFGIAGGQLQLLTVPLLVLASLLAVFSSVLPFSLEMQALKAMPTRTFSILMSLEPVAAALSGWLFLREQLTLVQWLAVAFIVVASMGATLTTPRAQAAIGGE from the coding sequence ATGCCCCGTACGAATCGTGTTTCGCTGCCCCCGGTGGTGGCCGTATTGCTGGCCATTGTAAGCGTGCAAGGCGGTGCGGCCATTGCCAAAGGGCTGTTTCCGGTGCTTGGGGCAGCGGGCACCACCAGCATGCGCATCGGGGTTTCGGCCCTGCTGTTGTTACTGCTTGTGCGCCCCGGGTTGCGGCAGCTCAGCAAAGCGCAATGGCAGGCCGTGGCGCCCTACGGCCTGGCCCTGGGGCTGATGAACTTTCTATTTTACTGCGCGCTCGAACGGGTGCCGCTGGGCTTGGCCGTAACGCTGGAGTTTGTTGGGCCCCTCACGTTGGCGCTGGCTGGCTCGCGCCGCTGGTTCGATGTGGTGTGGGTGGCGCTGGCCGGCAGCGGCATCGCGCTCATCACGCCCTGGAGCAGCCACGGCATCGATGTGCTGGGATTGGCTTTTGCCCTCGGTGCGGGCGCCTGTTGGGCCGTGTACATCGTGCTTGGCCGACGCACTGCCGCGCTACTGCCGGGCCCGGTGGCCGTGAGCGTTGGCATGCTGTTCGCCTTGCTGCAGGTGCTGCCGTTTGGCATTGCCGGTGGCCAGTTGCAGCTGCTTACGGTGCCGCTGCTGGTGCTGGCCTCGTTGCTGGCGGTGTTCTCGTCGGTGTTGCCTTTTTCGCTTGAAATGCAGGCACTTAAGGCCATGCCCACGCGCACCTTCAGCATCCTGATGAGCCTGGAGCCCGTGGCAGCGGCGCTTTCGGGCTGGCTGTTTCTGCGCGAGCAGCTTACGCTGGTGCAATGGCTGGCCGTTGCATTTATCGTGGTTGCCAGCATGGGCGCCACGCTTACTACCCCGCGCGCGCAGGCCGCAATAGGCGGCGAATAA
- a CDS encoding vWA domain-containing protein: MLTWLYSWTIWEALLTAGVLVLYVGYVWRTVRLSRPLGMSGWRLAWKAFPRMLAFGLLLVALLGPAYGLTQRAVRTAGKDVWLLVDLSRSMDATDVAPSRLQKAKAELTELVQRFPADRIGLIVFSSEAFVHCPLTYDQEALLLLLNTLDTRLVPRGSTELAEPLQLALTRMATSAIKPDSAGAPRATALVLVSDGEDYSENVEGVLREVVRSGMRLYTVGVGTTAGGRIPRAGGYVRDAQGKPALTRLQPAMLRRLSEATGGVYVELTDRRNEFPLLLRTISRLEGQTQQVRTVTVADNRFVYPLAAALLLLALDVVISVTVVKP, translated from the coding sequence ATGCTTACGTGGCTGTATTCCTGGACTATTTGGGAAGCCTTGCTGACCGCTGGGGTGCTGGTGCTTTATGTTGGTTACGTGTGGCGCACGGTGCGTCTTTCGCGGCCGCTAGGTATGTCGGGGTGGCGCCTGGCCTGGAAAGCTTTTCCCCGGATGCTGGCCTTCGGGCTGCTGCTGGTGGCCTTACTGGGTCCTGCTTACGGGCTTACGCAGCGGGCCGTGCGCACCGCCGGCAAAGATGTGTGGCTGCTCGTCGATTTGTCGCGCTCGATGGATGCTACCGATGTGGCCCCTTCGCGGCTGCAGAAAGCCAAGGCCGAGCTAACGGAGCTGGTGCAGCGCTTTCCGGCCGACCGCATCGGGCTGATCGTGTTCAGCTCCGAAGCGTTTGTGCACTGCCCCCTCACCTACGATCAGGAAGCCTTGCTGCTGCTGCTCAACACCCTCGACACGCGCCTTGTGCCCCGAGGAAGCACCGAGCTGGCCGAGCCGCTGCAGCTGGCGCTTACGCGCATGGCCACCTCGGCCATTAAGCCCGACAGCGCCGGCGCACCTAGGGCAACTGCCTTGGTACTGGTGAGCGACGGCGAAGACTACAGCGAAAACGTGGAAGGCGTGCTGCGCGAAGTGGTACGCAGCGGCATGCGCCTCTACACCGTTGGGGTGGGCACAACGGCCGGCGGCCGCATACCTAGGGCGGGCGGCTACGTGCGCGATGCCCAAGGCAAACCGGCCCTTACTCGCCTCCAACCGGCCATGCTGCGCCGCCTTTCCGAAGCTACCGGCGGGGTTTACGTAGAGCTAACCGACCGCCGCAACGAATTTCCGCTGCTGCTGCGGACTATTTCGCGCCTAGAAGGCCAAACGCAGCAGGTGCGCACCGTAACCGTAGCCGACAACCGCTTTGTGTACCCGTTGGCGGCGGCGCTGTTGTTGCTGGCGCTCGATGTGGTGATTTCCGTAACCGTTGTGAAGCCCTGA